In Sphingopyxis sp. CCNWLW2, a single window of DNA contains:
- a CDS encoding DUF1810 domain-containing protein: MTDDFDPGRFVDAQAQVWPRALDEIRRGAKRSHWMWYIFPQLTGLGRSAMAQRYAIAGLDEARAYLAHPALGARYLECVEALQDLTASDPVAVFGEVDAMKLRSSLTLFEAVGERPLFTAALTRWFGAVRDERTLKRLGAAREATAPE; the protein is encoded by the coding sequence ATGACGGACGATTTTGACCCCGGCCGTTTCGTTGATGCGCAGGCGCAGGTCTGGCCGCGCGCGCTCGACGAAATTCGGCGCGGCGCCAAGCGCTCGCATTGGATGTGGTATATATTCCCGCAGCTCACCGGGCTCGGACGCAGCGCGATGGCCCAGCGCTACGCCATTGCCGGTCTCGACGAAGCACGCGCCTACCTCGCGCACCCCGCCCTCGGCGCTCGCTATCTCGAATGCGTCGAGGCCCTGCAGGATCTGACGGCGAGCGATCCGGTGGCCGTGTTCGGCGAAGTCGATGCGATGAAGCTGCGTTCGTCTCTGACCCTGTTCGAGGCGGTCGGCGAGCGGCCGCTGTTCACCGCCGCGCTGACGCGCTGGTTCGGCGCCGTGCGCGACGAACGGACATTAAAGCGACTCGGCGCAGCGAGGGAAGCGACCGCGCCGGAATGA